The genomic window AGCTCCAGCATAAATTCTGCTACTCTGGATGCAAGAGATCTTCAACAAATGGTTCATCAAAGCCTTTTTCTATGTAGTTCTGAAAGTGAGCTTGACTCTTGCGTCCTGATCCAGGAATCTACAAATAAATCCTTGTTTGGGACCAAAACAGACAGAATAAACAGTCCTGCAGACAAGAGTTTTAGTACCCTTGTGTCTGCCTCCATGGAGTTGTGTGGTTCTGCCTACAAGAGCTGTGACACCCTTTTGTCTGCCTCCCTGGAGTCCTGTGGCTCTGCCTACAGGAGCTTTAATATGCTTGTGTCTGCATGCAAGGAACCAAGCAGCTCTGCATACAAGAGCTTCAATGCCCTCGTGTTTCAGTCGATGGCTAACAGTAGCCTGACTCCGTGCTTTGAAAGCGTGTGTCCCTCACTGCCTTTGAGACAGTTGTCAGAGACGCTGGAACGCAGCTGCAGAGATCAAAGTGCTCAGCCTGCTAGCAATCAGACATGTTATAACAACTACAGATCTCAATCAAGCACTGAGCTTGATTTTCCAAACACCTGTTCAGAACATACtgattttttgtctttctccaCACATGCAAATGAAGGTGCTTCAGCTTTTCTATCAGAGGAAGAAATACATAAGCAAGtaatatataaaaatgttcAAAAGAAAGCCAATATAATTTCTTGCCCTATTGCACCTTGGCCATCTGGTTATCAGCCTTTTGGTAGTGCAGGTAAATGTAATGGTCTATACTGTGACAGTAACAATGAGGTTATCTCTACATCACCAAATGAATCCTTCATTAGTCTGTGCAACAACCTGAGTGTAGCACCTCCAGATACTGCAATCTGTGAACCTGACCCAAGGATAAAGGACTGCGTGTCTTTGACTGTTCAAGGTTCTGACCGCAGCATTTTCCCAGGTTTAGCATCTAGTGAGAATGACACACAGACTAGTGATGGGAGCCCTTGGATCAACAGCGCTAATGAGCTGTCTGGTGATAGCAATGATGAAAATACCAGCAGAGATGAACAGCTGTTGCATTTGTTAGAGATGAAATGTCAAGATTTAAACAGCAGAGaaagagctgcaaaggggaCAAAATGGAAAAGCTTTAACCCTACTGGTAAAGTAATGCAAGATGGTGGTGATAACAGACTAAATACTGGCTTCCACTGCCACTCACACAACCACTTGAGGGAACTTGGAGATGCAGGGGGAAGTGAAGAGGTGCTGAAGCATGCAGAAGGGGGAAGTTGTGGCTCAGCAGCTAGCTTACCAGCATCACTGGACAGTATTGGGCTAAACTTAGACAGAAAAACTGCAGAGCCCCTGGAACTCCATGTCTCAGACAAGGCGTTGCCTTGTCATCTTGTGAGTAACTCCTATCCTTCTGATTCTCACACGACTCACAGCGAGGACTCCAGACTGGCacttgcaattaaaaaaaacccaatagaTCTGTTaagggaaaacagcaggaagaatgagaaaaaaatgaaacttgTGCAAACCCTTGCCCAAGAGGACAACTGCTATATGGAGGTAGCCTAGCCACATTTGTCTAGACTGAACTAATCTTTGGAAATAAACTGTATGGCAAGTTGAATTGTTGCTTGTTATTTTGATCTTGACTGAAGTGAGGGCTGCTATAGGTCACCTATGATTCAGGGGGTTGTACCACCCATGCCTGCCTGGGACTGGCAGCTGGGACATGATGCAGACCCCTGGGGACAGTTGGGGTTAGCACTCAGCAATGACAGCCACAGCTCTCCAGGGACAAAGTCAGAGCTGGTGTCTCCAGCTGTGAACAATCTCTaaaagggagcagcagctgcaggaagcaAGAGTTCTTAGTACAGCTCCTGTGGTTATTGCCCTGGCTGGGTGTTGCTTGGGAAGCACACAAAGGCGATGTGGAACATGCTGGCACACCTGAAAGTGGGACATAGGTGCAGGTCCAAAGGGGAGGTGACTGACTTGCCACCTTCCATAACTTACttcttttggggtgggggatgtTGTCCTGTGTGCTTAGCCCTTGCACGGGGTGTATGTTTCTATAGCTGCTAAATCAAGACCTGAAATAAAGATTACCATCATTTGCACTTACACAGTGCTATTATTGGTGATTAGTTTCTTATCTTGTAGAAACAAGTAGAGCTTGTTCCGCAGCTGTAGAAGGAATCAGACATTTCTAAGCAGtgtttcttcccagaaaaattATCCACATGTGGTCCGACACTCTAcctttgtggatttttttttttggtttcttggTCACGTCCAGTGAGAATGGAATGTAGCCTGCACCTTAAAGGCCGTATATACTTGTTGGATAATTATTCAAGAAGTTTTACTGACAACTTCTCTACAGCATAATTATATATTTTGGTGTGGTAAATTCCACCCTAGTATGTTGGCAGTGGCATAAAACAGTTAAGAACCATTAAGTAACGGGGGTTTTCTATTGAAATGtatacatttattttcctttagaaaACTCTGTTTGTATTGCCATTCATAGGGAAGGAAACCATAATGCTAAGCACAGCAACTGGTACTGCAAATCTCTCTTCCAGGTTGGCAAAGTAGTAGAGGTACCTGCGTAGGGACACCAGTGGTGCTTCCTTTCCCTTCTACTCCTGTGCTCTCTCTCTTGCGCTGTTTGTGAAATCCTCCATGAAGGCTTGTGCTTGGCTGGAGAGGTCTGCTCAGGCCACAGTTGGAAAACTTTGCTGCAGCACTTGCTTCTCTGCTGAGCCCCAGCTCCATTCTGTCTTTCCCTggcttttttcttccacataGCTATGCCCTCCAGTCTGCACATTTCCGTAAGATGGCTTTCTGTGTGGGGTTattcttccctttctctccctttaGTGTTTCTCTGGTGAAGTGGAACCTAAGTCTCACAGAAGGGGGATCCCTGTTCCTCTGTCTTTGTATAACTCAGAACTGGAGACAGACAGCAGGGCTGATGGGGGCAACTGTCTGGCTCACCTTCTCCCTGCAACACGCATAGTGCCTGGCTGTAGTGCGACCTGAGTTCCATTTTCCATCGTCTATCCCTGCCACTTTTTCCAGCCATAGCTATTACCAGGCTATGAGAGCCAGGTGGGTTTCAAATGACAGGTTTCTAGCCCAAGCTGGTGATGTGCCCCTTGGGCAGTGAGTGGTAGTTGTGACTTCGAGCTGGCAGTGAGGGGTCTGGACTGAGGTCACCACCTGGAGACCAGCCTGTGCCTGCGTGCTCATACAGAGGGAGGCAGCTTGCCCTCCCAAGAGAGGAGCTTTGGTACCCTCCAGGCATGTCCTTTTTGCTAGTGGAGGgctcctgccaggacagagaaTTACTGATCACAGTAAGTGTATTTTCAGTcgttttcagtttgttttgaaAGATTGCTGTGCAAGTGAAGGCTTGTGTCAAGTTTTAGCCTAGTTATAGTGCCATTTATTACTTGCTCACAATCACTCCACCTCCACATCTCTCTCACCTGGCTGTCTACCAAATACTAGCAACCTGACTTAACATGAGTGAAATAGGTTCCTGAGAAAAAATGCTGTTGTATTCACAGTTCAGGAGAAACTAGTTCAGATACACTCTTTTTTCATTGCAGAAATGCCACAGGCTTGGcttgttttcatttctcttctgaACAGAGTTGGCTCCTTGGAAATATGCACCTGTAAGGATCAGCTGTTGGCAAATTCCCATCAGTCATAAGGTTTGTCATTGCCTGTAGAAAACTAACAATAACCACACAACAAGGGTGATGCTAGTATGGAGCAGGAGCTTGAGGATGTGGAGCCAGGTTCTTGGGGGCAGGGTCAAGTTAATTTCGGGTGAAGGAGGGGTTAGCTTTTTAAATAACTTGCCTCTGCATCTTGCTTTGTGACCCTACATTGTTGTGACAGGGTGCAAGGATGTCCAAGTGTTCACCCACCACAAGCTACAAACCCTGCTCCCTAAGGTTTACCTCTGACCGTGGAATTATGTGACAAAACTTAATGAAGAGAGGCTGAGAGAacagtttgttttttcctaaaCGTGTCTTTTCTGTAGAAAACCTCTTGGGGAGCATGATTCATGCAGTTTGTGTTCTAGCCTTGACAGAAGTGCTTCCAAAGTGTGTTATTTTGTATGCAGTTGCTCTTACAAAAAATaggtaattttaattaattgttGGGAGGACTCTGCCTGCCCAATGCCCAGGCATGTGTGCCTATGCGTGCACACAAACGAACAGATCATTTCCCACCTCTGCAGATTGCTGAGTACAAGGTCTGCCCCAGGCTCCCACGTGATGATGTATCATGATCTCGCATTACCCggaattttaggtttttttgccACGCTTCTGTGACTGAGACCTTGCAGTCACGGCCACAGCCCTCAAGACCTCTCCTACTGCACCACAGTCACAAAGTCAGAATCCAAGCAACACCTCAGCAGGAACTTTCAGGTAAAAAGAGCAGGGACTCTAAATTGGTCTGGTTTTCAGCTGCAGGACTGTTGTCTCTCTAAGCAGATTGCTCCAAAGCAAAAGAACACAGAAGTGAGGAAGAGGGCACTTCCAGATACCCCATTAACACAACCAAAGATAAGCTTAATGAATTGCCATACCCCGGCCTGTTTTCCCAGAGTGCCTAACAATAGctgtcagcagcacagctggattGCTAAATCCTGAGTGTTTTCACTGCTTGTGACAAGCTTGTTGAGAGGAACTTTACATCTCTGCTGAACTCTGGCCAAAGGTGCTTTGCTCTGTTTTTCCGTTTTGCTGTCCTGCTTCCAACCTGCCCCTTCTGTGGCTTTCTATAACATTGAAATGTCCATACTGCCCCTTCAGTAAGACTccaagatgaaaaagaaaaactagcaGCAGCCTTAATTGAACAGAATGGGAAACTGGCTACTGTGGCACATTTAGCTGCATGAGGGGAGGAGCagctgttttcttatttttttgctCTTAGCCAGAATGCTCTCTATAAAACTGACCATCTGTGCATGAGACCTAAGATTCTATATTCTGAATGCAGAGAAGCAATTGTCGTGGCAAGAGTTGTTACAGTACAACCTGTAAGCCACAGCCTTTGTTAGAGGGATTACTGTGCTAAACCTGCCCCAGTCCATGGAGTGTGGCAGGTGTCCTAAGGAGCTCCTGTCCCAGTTTAGTGATGGTTCAGCCATTTCCTTCATCCTGTCTCTAGGCAATTGTAAAGAGCAGGGCATTCATAACAGTATGGTGTTTGTCCTCTGATTGAATGCTACCAAACTGGTGACTAACACGTAGCACTGGGATTTTCCTACTTGGTACTGTTTCCCCAGCTCTtagaaatggggaaatttgctATAAGCTGAAGAGTTTGAGGTTGACTGCTTCTCCCCAGCTCAGCTACTGCTGGTTTCACTTGCCATGAGCCACCCACACAGCAACAAGAATTATAATGAGGTGAAAAAGCACTGGACTGCGTTCTGGGGGTAGAATTTCCACATCTGGGTCAGATTTGTAACCAGTCCCCAGTTCTTGTCTTGATGCCCTAGAGAGTTTCTATGAGAACCAGGTGTGCATTGGCCATGGCAGGCCATGGAGCCAGTGCCTGTGGTAAGTAGCCAGCTGAGTCTGGAGGAACTGGCTTGTACTGTGCTGCAAGTGCTGACCAGTGTGCATGTCTGGCAGGCTCTGGGCTTGAAGGTTGTGCAGGGCAGTTCACTGCTGGGTGGTCTTCCCCCTCTACTGCCTGGCTGAGGTGCTTCAGAAACTCATAGCGTACTCCTCCACAccatgggaggggagggggcaacAAAGCCATGAAATGCCATATTTCCTCCACTACAGCAGGAACTAGGATACACAGTTTGGCATGTGCCACCTATTTCATGGACTCATTCTGAGCTTTGCTGGGCCCCTGCAACAGACACTCTTGTTCAGAAGTACTAGGAATTCTTCCCAATTTTGGTCaaactgcctttgctgttcttACAACTTAAAAACCTCCAGCTGTGCTTCTATATTGGGTTTGCATACCAAGATTTTATAGTGGAGGGGGGGCTACAAGGGTGGCTTTTCTGAGAAGCCACTcccttcctgccttttctcctgaaGACACAGTACATTGCTGCCAGTGACAGGAGAAGTCACTAAATGTGTTAGGACTATATGTTCTGTGGTTTACAGATGCAGCTGACCACCCTCCTGCAGCTTGCTGTGTGAgccctttgctttgctttgcttggcACATGCTGCCACAGCCAGAGGTTGCAGACAGCTGGTGTGTTTTTCACCCTATGACAGACAGGTGCTGGAAAGCACACTCCATTGCTGCACCCAGCCTCGGGTGtggaagagctgcagccaggcaggatAGGTGGGACATGCTGATTTTTGACAGCTGTGGTAAAACAAAGCTCCATGAGATGCAGATGAGGCTCTTGCCATAAATAGCTGTGTGCCAGCAGCAGAGTTCTGGTCTTGGTACATCCCCACTTGCAGAGATCTGGGGACAAGGTGATAGATGTTGCCTCTAAGGGCCAACCTGCATTAAAGGAGTAGGGAGTTCTGCCTGCTCTGCCAACTCAGGTGAGCACTGTGGGAATGTGTAACAGTCTTTCTGACCTTGTGCAGAGATGCTCTGGGCATGCTTTGCATGGTGCAGCTGAGGATGTTGGGTTTGAGCCTGAGCAGAGCTGTAGGTTTCTGTTCCAGATGGTCAGGGTGAGTTCACTAGCACAGTCATTCCTGTTTCTCTTTACCAGCATGTGTCTGGTGATTTCCTAAGAGAAGGTACGAGCCTCTGTGCAATCTCCTCCATGCGAGCAAGACATACATAGTCACAGCTCTGTGAAGGTAAGCCCTTTTCCTCTGGTAGGAGCCAAAGTGATGTCCTCTTACTACGGCATTCACGCAGTATGAGTTCAGACTTGATGGATATTGGGGAAAACAAGAGGCTGAGCTCAGTGTTGGTGGCTACAGATAACTGGCAAAGGCAGAATGGAGGCAAGATATTGGGGTCTCTGCAGGTGACACTAGCATTCCCCAGACTGAAAACAGTgcactcctccctcccctgcagcaTCCTGTGTCAGCTCACAGCCACCACCTGTGGAGCTTCGGTGTTTTTCAACCTGCTGCTTTGCTGACTAACACCTCCGCTTTCTGCCTGGCTCATTCATATTTTAACCTGTTTCCTGAGCTTTGAGGTGGTTTCTTCTATTGGTTTCCCTTCCAGCAGATCACTGTTACTAATGTCTCAGCTGTTCTCCTGCCATTTTTTCCTTATCGTAATGTTTGATTATCTTCCTCCTAAATGTCACCAGCCAGTAATGGTGCCTTTGACTCTAAAGTTATGCCAGGTCTGTATCTTTGATGCTGCTGGGGATACTGGTTTAATTCTGTTATGACAGGAAGAAAGTACAGAGGTAGTACTGTTTCTGTGgagtttttcctgcttttctccaaATCATGAACCTGATAACTCCAAGTGTGACTAGTTTTATCTCCTAGAGAAAGGAAATGTCAGCTCTGATTGTTGTTTTTTCAATGTGTATTCATGCTGATAAACACATACAGATGTTGCGCTTCTTCCAGTGATAGCAAAATGGTTTTGGGTCATGAATAGGAGAATCTACCAGACTTTCCCTTGTGTGCCCTTCATGCCTGCTTCTTGGTGAATATTGCTGCTGCAGGCTAGGCTGAAATTACACTTTTTATGAGTTACATTTGAGGAAAACAGGCCTTTTTGTGGAATATGTTTAAATTTATAAAGCCATTGGTCTTACGGTGCTACCAGTgttcttgttttaaaaattatctctGTAATATCAAATGCATATTATTGCATGGTTTAAAAGTAGTGTGGCTTGTGCCTGCCAGACTGTTGCTCTTTGGACTGATTGCATATGCTGCATTTTCGCTCTTTCGTCTGCACAAATAACAGTATTGGCACACCTTGGAGAGTCCTGTGTAATCAGGGGGCAAAAGCTACACCACTGTCCTGGTGTGCTATCCtcacaacagaaaaatattactaAGAGCCTGGGAAATGTCTAACTTAGCTGCTCAGCCTCATTGACCCTGTACTGTCCCACATTGCACCCAAGAGTGGTGACAATCTCTACAACCCACAGGCACCATAAGCTGAGACAAGTCTTGTCTAAAAGTTTGGGCCTGACATTCTGCCTGTAAGTGATCCACAACGCATGTGGAAGGGAGAGCTGGTCTTTCACAGAGGCTACTCCAAACACCGTGAGGAGTAGCTTCTGGACTAAGTCTTGTGACTGTCTCCATGCATGTTCTAACAGTGTACAACCAGCTCAGTTACCAGCAACTACCTGGCAAGCATGATCAGGAGCCACCTGCGCTGGCCTGAACATTCCAAAACATCTCtttttcacatggtgagtcaGAGGCATGGAGGGCTGAACATGGAGCTTCCTCATCCTGTGCCGTGCTGCTTTGTGCCAGCTTCACTGCTGCAGTCT from Aphelocoma coerulescens isolate FSJ_1873_10779 chromosome 14, UR_Acoe_1.0, whole genome shotgun sequence includes these protein-coding regions:
- the IL4R gene encoding interleukin-4 receptor subunit alpha, whose protein sequence is MARLPSAATYTLWILFFSCTTNEVMTAGHIQEFACFTDYDKELVCHWKVPAQTNCSKEFLLCYSKETSSVSNMCVPENEKDSLRCTCTIYPDYFVSGLTYILALQFNGTDMWNYNVTPALVVKPRAPKNLAIEKAENGNFNLSWEESYSPPSLLSGQPVIYEVKYWRKQHPTEISVKAINYQTKSFEITARSLKRGYDYVASLRCNYTDYPAYWSEWSEEVEFHCDYQVKAEDILQMAVPTSCILIMAGSIICYFCFTKVKKEWWDQIPNPAKSHLVVKNVKFSVMCYFDEIKFPFHDLKQSHMDQQISCKNCLARSFSSQNFKGKDNIRNVEKSCSCHCRSGEWLPKGSSAVLTPDTIPVEESIEICVCLTDSETESQEETGTQITMFEPCESSIGAFREQPEHNELLANMFDALLADENNMQDNKGPNIPTAGRKTLENIGSENLSQQNPKESAAQGQQPCDISHTAPLFTKASQDDYNCSTASKESELSEESFESGYRSSSINSATLDARDLQQMVHQSLFLCSSESELDSCVLIQESTNKSLFGTKTDRINSPADKSFSTLVSASMELCGSAYKSCDTLLSASLESCGSAYRSFNMLVSACKEPSSSAYKSFNALVFQSMANSSLTPCFESVCPSLPLRQLSETLERSCRDQSAQPASNQTCYNNYRSQSSTELDFPNTCSEHTDFLSFSTHANEGASAFLSEEEIHKQVIYKNVQKKANIISCPIAPWPSGYQPFGSAGKCNGLYCDSNNEVISTSPNESFISLCNNLSVAPPDTAICEPDPRIKDCVSLTVQGSDRSIFPGLASSENDTQTSDGSPWINSANELSGDSNDENTSRDEQLLHLLEMKCQDLNSRERAAKGTKWKSFNPTGKVMQDGGDNRLNTGFHCHSHNHLRELGDAGGSEEVLKHAEGGSCGSAASLPASLDSIGLNLDRKTAEPLELHVSDKALPCHLVSNSYPSDSHTTHSEDSRLALAIKKNPIDLLRENSRKNEKKMKLVQTLAQEDNCYMEVA